In the Flavobacterium acetivorans genome, one interval contains:
- a CDS encoding UDP-2,3-diacylglucosamine diphosphatase: MQLANNKKIYFASDQHFGAPTAELSFPREQRFVAWLDEIKKDAEAIFLLGDLFDFWFEYKSVVPKGFVRVLGKLAEIRDSGIPIYFFVGNHDLWMEDYFQKELNIPVYHDNKEFTFGDKTFLIGHGDGKGPGDMGYKRMKKVFTNPFSKWLFRWLHPDIGVRLAQYLSVKNKLISGAEDVKFLGEDNEWLIVYSKRKLETKHYNYLVFGHRHLPMKVTVGENSEYVNLGDWISYFTYGVFDGENFEIKNFEN, encoded by the coding sequence ATGCAATTAGCCAATAATAAAAAGATATATTTTGCCTCCGATCAGCATTTTGGTGCGCCTACAGCCGAATTGAGTTTTCCCAGGGAACAGCGTTTTGTGGCTTGGCTTGACGAGATAAAAAAAGATGCCGAAGCTATTTTTTTATTAGGAGATTTATTCGATTTTTGGTTCGAGTACAAATCGGTGGTTCCCAAAGGATTTGTAAGAGTTTTGGGTAAATTAGCAGAAATTAGAGACAGCGGAATCCCAATTTATTTTTTCGTAGGAAATCACGATTTGTGGATGGAAGATTATTTCCAGAAAGAATTGAATATTCCGGTTTATCATGATAACAAAGAGTTTACTTTTGGAGATAAAACGTTCCTTATTGGTCACGGTGACGGAAAAGGACCCGGAGATATGGGCTACAAACGCATGAAAAAAGTTTTCACTAATCCATTTTCGAAATGGCTATTCAGATGGTTACATCCCGATATTGGTGTGCGTTTAGCCCAATACCTTTCGGTGAAAAACAAACTCATTTCTGGAGCCGAAGACGTTAAATTTCTTGGTGAAGACAATGAATGGTTGATTGTGTATTCCAAAAGGAAATTGGAAACTAAACACTACAATTACCTCGTTTTTGGGCATCGTCATTTACCTATGAAAGTAACGGTAGGAGAGAACTCCGAATATGTGAATCTAGGCGACTGGATTAGTTATTTTACCTATGGTGTTTTTGACGGAGAGAATTTCGAAATCAAAAATTTCGAAAACTAA
- a CDS encoding 6-pyruvoyl trahydropterin synthase family protein → MSKIRITKKFSFETGHALYGYDGKCKNVHGHSYKLSVTVIGSPIENRNDVKFGMVIDFTDLKKIVKEEVVDQFDHATVFNETTPHVELAEELKNRGHHVILVDYQPTSENMVVDFAKRISSRLPENIKLFSLKLQETESSFAEWYASDNF, encoded by the coding sequence ATGAGCAAAATCAGAATCACAAAAAAATTTAGTTTCGAAACCGGTCACGCCTTATATGGTTATGACGGCAAATGTAAGAATGTTCACGGGCATAGTTATAAGTTGTCGGTAACCGTTATCGGTAGTCCTATAGAGAATAGAAACGATGTCAAATTTGGAATGGTGATCGATTTTACCGATTTGAAAAAAATCGTAAAAGAAGAGGTTGTAGATCAATTTGACCATGCGACTGTTTTTAATGAAACAACTCCTCATGTTGAATTGGCCGAAGAATTAAAAAACAGAGGGCATCACGTAATTCTGGTAGATTACCAGCCTACGAGTGAGAATATGGTTGTCGATTTTGCCAAAAGAATTAGTAGTAGACTGCCTGAAAACATCAAGCTTTTCTCTTTGAAACTGCAAGAAACGGAGTCTTCTTTTGCTGAATGGTACGCCAGCGATAATTTTTAA
- a CDS encoding enoyl-CoA hydratase/isomerase family protein has product MSVQDSNGSLTTIIKNKIATLQFAHPASNSFPRQLLDLLTAELNKLSENSEVSVIILKSEGSGAFCAGASFDELLAVTNLEEGKYFFSGFAHLINAMRRCKKIIVGRVHGKTVGGGVGIASACDYVFASKNASIKLSELAIGIGPFVIEPAVSRKIGKTALAEMTLSAHEWKSADWALAKGLYAATYEKTEELDEALVNFCAKLANYNPEALVEMKKVFWEGTENWDQVLIDRAAISGKLVLSDFTRNALEQFKKQ; this is encoded by the coding sequence ATGTCCGTACAAGATTCAAATGGTTCGTTAACCACAATAATCAAAAATAAAATCGCAACACTTCAATTTGCACATCCGGCAAGTAATTCTTTTCCGCGCCAGTTGTTAGATCTTTTAACTGCCGAACTGAATAAGTTAAGTGAAAATAGTGAGGTGTCTGTAATTATTTTGAAAAGCGAAGGATCTGGAGCTTTTTGTGCTGGGGCTTCTTTTGATGAACTTTTGGCGGTGACTAATCTGGAAGAAGGCAAATATTTTTTCTCAGGATTTGCTCATTTGATTAATGCCATGCGCCGCTGCAAGAAAATAATTGTAGGACGCGTTCATGGAAAAACAGTTGGAGGAGGTGTGGGAATTGCTTCGGCCTGTGATTATGTTTTTGCAAGCAAGAACGCTTCAATTAAGTTATCTGAACTGGCAATAGGGATTGGTCCTTTTGTAATTGAGCCTGCGGTTTCGAGAAAAATAGGCAAGACGGCTTTGGCTGAGATGACTTTATCGGCTCACGAGTGGAAGTCAGCTGATTGGGCTTTAGCCAAAGGACTCTACGCGGCTACCTATGAAAAAACAGAAGAATTAGATGAGGCATTAGTTAATTTTTGCGCCAAACTAGCGAATTATAATCCGGAAGCTTTGGTGGAGATGAAAAAGGTTTTTTGGGAAGGGACTGAAAATTGGGATCAAGTATTAATAGACAGGGCAGCAATTTCCGGGAAGTTAGTTTTGTCTGATTTTACCAGAAATGCTTTGGAACAATTTAAAAAACAGTAG